GTCGCACAGTCGCATCGTTTCGATCTGCCCCGCCGATGAAAGAATCCGCTTGCCGCGAATCTCCGTCCCATCGTCCAACACCACGCCGACGGCGCGATCGCCATCGACATGGATCCTGTCGACTCCGCTGCGAAGCTTTAGTTCGCCGCCGAGTCCGCGGAACTTGCGAACAAGATTTTTGAGGATCAGCCGGACTCCTTTAAATGGCCGGGCAAAACCCTCCATGTAACAGGCGCGGAACATGATGCAAAACTGGCCGAAGTCCATGTCTTGCTGGCGCGCGTTGCCGTACCACATCAGCGGACACAGCAACATTTCGATCAGCAAAGGATCGGTGATCGTCTCTTCCAAAACCTGTCGCGTCGAGATATTAAACGAAGCCTCGTCGAGGTCGTCGTAGTCGAGTAGACGGGCGAGCAGTTTTTGGAAGTTGTCTTTCTGGTGCGGGAACTGCTTGGCAATATCCGCTTCCAAAAGCTTGATGTCGTTGCCGAAATTCAGCTCCACGTCGGGGAAGCGGATCGCCGAACCAATCGCGGGGACCAACTGGAAATCGTCCCAACGGAAACGCAACTGTCGCAGCAACTTGGCCAACGGGCCGCGTTTGCTTCCCTTCTCGGTGAAGTTTGTGACCGCATGCAGCCCGACGTCATAGTCACGTCCACCTTGGCGGTAGAACGAATTCAAGCCGCCGATGGTGTAGTGCTTTTCAAGAATGCAAACACGCTGGTCGAAGTAGGCCAGGCGAATGCCTGCGGCCAACCCCGACATCCCCGCACCAATGATGATGGTGTCGTAGACGTCTTCGTTCAGCGGATCGGTGGGGGAGTTAGCCGTGGTCAAAGCGGATTAGCTTGCAGGAAGGGATTCGCTAGCTGCGAACGATATCTTTCATCTTCGGTTCCAGGTAGGTCACGGTGCTCTGCATGCTTGCCAGCTGGCCGTATTCCTCTTCTGGGATCTGAACGCGGTGCCGCTTGCGCAACTCCATCACGATGTCCAGGAAATCCATGCTATCGAGTTCCAATTGCTCGCGGAACGGCTTGGCATCTTCCAAGTTGCTCAGATCCTCATCGGGAGCGATGTCGCCGAGGATGTCGATAATCTCTTCGCGAATGTCTTCAGGCGTCATAACGTCCTATTCTCCTGGATATTTTCAAACGCGGAACCGCTGGTCCGCCAAGTGGATTGAAATTGTGGCCCGGGGCACCGAAGCATCATAAAGGGTTAACTGAATTTTCAACAGGCTTGATCAATCAAAACCGACGAATGATCACGACAGAATTGATCCCGAGCATTCCGAATGAGTTGTTTAGGATGTATTGAACGTCATCCAATTCTTTTGGCTCGTTGATCACCAGCCCTGGCAGTTCGCAGGCCGGGTCGAGTTGATCGACGTTGATGGTCGGATGGCAGACGGAGTCTTTGAAGGCTGACAGGTTGCCGGCCAGTTCCAACGCCCCGGCGGCTCCCATCGCGTGGCCGATATAGCTTTTGGTGTTGTTGAAGTGAACGTTTTCGCAACCGGCAAACGCTTCTCGAAGCGCCAGGCATTCCTGCGCGTCGCCGCTGCTGGTTCCGGTCGCATGGGTGCTGACGATGTCGATTTGGTCGGCCGCCATCCCGGCTCGCTTGAGCGCTTTGGTCACGCACTGAGCCTGCCGTTCGGGGTTGGGCAAAACAAAGTCGGTAGCATCGGTATTCATCGCATACCCGACCAGTTCGCCGTAGATTTCGGCACCGCGTCGGCGGGCGTCGGAGAGCCGTTCGAGGACGTAGACGCAGCCGCCTTCGGCGACGACGATGCCGTTGCGATCGACGTCGAATGGCCGCGAGGCAAGCTCGGGATTTTCGTGCGTCGCCAAGGCGCCTTGGCTGTTGAAACCGGCAAAGATCCCAAAGGTATGGATGCTTTCGGAAACGCCGCCGGCCAATGCTAGGTCGCATTCGTTCAGCCGCAACATCTGGGCCCCTTGGATCAGTCCCGCGTTGCCCGCAGCACAAGCGGCACCGATCGTGTAGTGCGGTCCAGTGATCCCCATGTTCAGGGCGATTTCGCCTGCTGGACTGTTGGCAACCGTTCGTGGATTGTGATGGTGCGACCAATATTTGGTGTCGTAATCGAAGCCTTTGATCTCGTAGATCTCGTTTTCGGTTTCGACATTGCCGTGTTCGGTGACGCCAATGTAGACGCCGACATTCGATTTGTCGGTGTTCGCCCAATCGATCCCGCTGTGCAAGATGGCTTCATTGGCGGCGTAGATCCCGACGCTGCCAGCGCGCGTTCCGCGACGGATGTCCTTGCGGCTCTGATGCCGCTTGGCGTCAAAATCGCAAACGCCGGCCAAGGTTTTGCCGAAGTAGCGGATTTCGTAATCGGTCACACCGCTGCGCCCCGAAAGCAGCGCCTCGCGATAGGTGCCCCAATCGTTGCCATTGGGGGCGGTCAAACCGATCCCGGTAATTACGATGCGTTGGTCGTCAGGCAATTGGAAAGAACTGTCAGCGGCGGTCACATGTATCTCTCTGGAAGAGGCCCGAAAGCCTGTAATTTAAATCTTTTCCAACCTTCCGCAAGCCGCTCGAACGAGAGCTTACCGAACCGTTACTTAGACAACAGCTGCACGACGGCAGCGTGATTGTTCTTCTGGGCAAAGCTGAGCGCGGTGTCGCCGTCGATGTCTTTTGCGTCGCGATTGGCCTGTCGCGCCAGCAGCATCTTGCAAATTTCGGTCTGCCCTTCGGCAGCGGCAAACATCAGGGCGGTGAAGCCTTCGACGTTATCGGCCAGATTGACGCTGGCTCCCGCGTCTAGCAGTCGCTTGACCGTCGCATCATTAGGCCCCGATGCTGCGTACATCAGCGCCGTTCGGTCCGACGAGTCCTTGGCATCGACATCGACATCGTTTTCCAACAGCAATTCCACCACGGCGGAATGCCCATCGAAGGCGGCCAGCATCAGCGCGGTCCGTCCCTGTTCGTCGGCAGCTCCGATGCGGAGCCCCTGTTGGATCCCCTGCCGAACCGGTTCGATCTGTCCCAGGCCAGCGGCATTGCGAAAGTCTGCCAGCGTGATCGGTGTAATCTGCTGTGC
Above is a genomic segment from Rosistilla ulvae containing:
- a CDS encoding phytoene desaturase family protein → MTTANSPTDPLNEDVYDTIIIGAGMSGLAAGIRLAYFDQRVCILEKHYTIGGLNSFYRQGGRDYDVGLHAVTNFTEKGSKRGPLAKLLRQLRFRWDDFQLVPAIGSAIRFPDVELNFGNDIKLLEADIAKQFPHQKDNFQKLLARLLDYDDLDEASFNISTRQVLEETITDPLLIEMLLCPLMWYGNARQQDMDFGQFCIMFRACYMEGFARPFKGVRLILKNLVRKFRGLGGELKLRSGVDRIHVDGDRAVGVVLDDGTEIRGKRILSSAGQIETMRLCDDITQVDVARAGQLSFIESISILDRQPKQIGFDRTILFYNDSPRFHWERPENTLCDPRTGVVCSPNNYLYDDSDGQLPDGVIRITTLANHDRWCGLSDEEYRRQKTIQYDEAIDAAVRFMPDFRRHVIDTDVFTPKTIRRFTWHDNGAIYGAPEKQLDGQTHLSNLFLCGTDQGFVGIVGAIVSGISMANRHCLTS
- a CDS encoding ankyrin repeat domain-containing protein; translated protein: MKTRFFHLSWLLVVVLIGCDSSAERKEKQPAAPAAEAVRDDADSPTADAAAQQITPITLADFRNAAGLGQIEPVRQGIQQGLRIGAADEQGRTALMLAAFDGHSAVVELLLENDVDVDAKDSSDRTALMYAASGPNDATVKRLLDAGASVNLADNVEGFTALMFAAAEGQTEICKMLLARQANRDAKDIDGDTALSFAQKNNHAAVVQLLSK
- a CDS encoding beta-ketoacyl-[acyl-carrier-protein] synthase family protein, yielding MTAADSSFQLPDDQRIVITGIGLTAPNGNDWGTYREALLSGRSGVTDYEIRYFGKTLAGVCDFDAKRHQSRKDIRRGTRAGSVGIYAANEAILHSGIDWANTDKSNVGVYIGVTEHGNVETENEIYEIKGFDYDTKYWSHHHNPRTVANSPAGEIALNMGITGPHYTIGAACAAGNAGLIQGAQMLRLNECDLALAGGVSESIHTFGIFAGFNSQGALATHENPELASRPFDVDRNGIVVAEGGCVYVLERLSDARRRGAEIYGELVGYAMNTDATDFVLPNPERQAQCVTKALKRAGMAADQIDIVSTHATGTSSGDAQECLALREAFAGCENVHFNNTKSYIGHAMGAAGALELAGNLSAFKDSVCHPTINVDQLDPACELPGLVINEPKELDDVQYILNNSFGMLGINSVVIIRRF
- a CDS encoding acyl carrier protein, giving the protein MTPEDIREEIIDILGDIAPDEDLSNLEDAKPFREQLELDSMDFLDIVMELRKRHRVQIPEEEYGQLASMQSTVTYLEPKMKDIVRS